GCTAACTTCCAGGAAGATACCGTTCTTTCTATCCAGCCTTATCACACCATCCGCAAAAGCTATGAGAACCTTTCTGTTATCTTTAACATTTTGGTTCTGGCAGGTATGAATCAATTTTCTATCTTAGGTAAACGTCTGCCCGCCGCCGGTGCATTCGGCCCTACTTTACTTTGTTCAAGGAGTGCATATTTTCAAGTCGGTGGACATAAGAGAGTGCGTCATAACATTATGGAGAACATCGCGTTGGGGCAGATATTTATCGAACAAGAATTTCCGGTTCAACTCTATTCTGGTAAAGATGTTCTACATTTTCGCATGTACCCGGATGGAATCGCGCACCTTTTCGAAGGGTGGTCAAAAAGTTTTGCTTCCGGTTCAGTTGCTACGCATCTCTTCATCATGATTTGTAGTGGCCTGTGGATTTCAGGCGCTTTTATTTCTGGACTTTATTTAATCTTTTCTGGTTTTCAACTACTAGCATGGTTCGGCTACTTCGCCTTCTTTCTTTCATTTTTAAGAATGGCGCGCACCGCAGGCAACTTTTCTGTTTTATTATCCTTTTTTTACCCGCTATTATTTTCATACTTCGTCTGCGTGTTTATCTGGTCCGCAATCAAGACCTTTGTTTTGAAAAGTGTTTCTTGGAAAGGAAGAAAAATTGAATTATAGGAGGTAAGGCCATGTTAATCGACTTACCACTTCATTGGATTATTCTTTTGGATATTGCCGCCTGGTTTATCTTTCATATGGTCATTTCTCTTGGGTGTATGAAGATTCCCGACGCGTGGTATGCGAAGACCGAATCTTTCTATCAACCTTTCGCATGGGAAAAAAACGGCGAACTATGGCAAAGGCTCTTTCGGATTAAAGATTGGAAAAGAAAGTTGCCTGAGGGGTCCAGTATTATTAAAAGTTCTTACAATAAAAAACAGTTGCACGGAACAGATAAGCAGACATTTGAAAAGTTCATCATCGAGACAAAACGTGCGGAACTGACACACTGGCTCTTAATGCCGCCAGCATTTGTATTCTTTATCTGGAACCCCCTCTGGGCAGGTATCGTAATGGTTATCTATGCATGTGTTGTCAATATCCCGTTTATTCTTATCCAGCGTTATAATCGTCCGCGGTTGGAACGGGTTAAAGAACGAAAACATAAAATAAATAGCTCAAATCAAAAAAGAGCGTGAGACAAATGTCTCACGCTCTTTTTTGATTATCTGATATGTTCGTAAAATAAATCAACCGAGAATTGACGCGTCAAATTCATCCAAACATAGTAGTTGATCGCCCCGCCGAAGAAACAAAGGTATGCCAATGAAAAATTTTGTAGAAGAAATATTGTAACAATGACATAAAAAACATTCAGCATCGTTACTTTCGGTAAACGGTAACTGACAAGCAAGGACCAACTAATTTTCTTCTTAAATGGAACTTCTTTCGCACGTTCATCTGTCGAAATCAACAAAACGAAAAACATACTACTTATCAAAAAGCTTCCAGTAATCAGTAATGGATACAATAATACGGTTAAATCTGCCACAAGTAAAATACGTAAATCTAAAACCAATAGGCAAATGAAAAACGTATAAAATAAATAGATATTCCAGTTATTTTTCAATATTTCTTTATACAAAGAGAAATAGCGTTTCAATGATACAGTCTCTTCTTCATTATCCGCAACCGCTTTGAACTGAGCAGAGAAACTAACCAGTAAAAAGAAAATTGGGATAATAAATAAAATGAAATTATTCATACTCAAGCGGAAGAAAAAAAGTAAAACTAAAAACAATCCGTTTGAAAGAATAAAATACGTATTGTGAATCAGTAACCGGTAAAAATACTGGACAGCTGTAACTGTCCAATTTGTAATAACATCATGATTAACATTAAACACTAAATCACACCCTATCCTTTGATACCGCTTGACGTTACACCTTCTACGAAATACTTTTGTGCACTAAAGAATAAGATAATCGCTGGTAGCAATGAAATGAGCGACATCGCGAATACTTGGTTCCATGGTGTATTAGTTGAAGGGTCAACGTTCAATTTCAAAGCCAGTGATACCGGGTAATTCTCTTGGGATGTGATATAAATCAAAGGACCAAGGAAATCACTGAATGACCACACGAATTGAAAAATAATGCACGAAATCAGTGCCGGTTTTAAAGCCGGTACTAAAATGCGCCATAAAACTTCAAAGGAGTTACAGCCATCCACCGTTGCGGCTTCATCCAAGTCTTTCGGAATAGAACGTAAGAATTGAATCAGCATGAATACGAAAAATGGTTCTTGCGCGAAGAATGAATTGGCAACTAAAGGCACATATGTATCTAACATACCTAAGTTCTTCCAGAATAAGTACAATGGAATCCGCGTTACAACTTGAGGTAAGAACATAGTTGCCATCAGTAAGGAGAACATTACTTTTTTGAATGGAAAATCAAAGCGAGCAAAACCATAGGCAGTAACTGTAGCGGAAACAATTGTAAAAAGAATCTTTGGAATCACATACTTAAAGGTATTAATAAAATACAAAGTAAATGTGTAGTCCCCTTTTGTATACCAACCATCGATATAGGCTTGAAAATCAATCTTCTTAGGGATGAACCCGATTGAAGTAAAGATCTCATTGTTTTCTTTAAATGTTGCTCCAACCAGCCAAATAATCGGATAGAGCATAACAATCGCAACCACCGTTAAAATAATGTAACGGATAATTGAACTGATTTTTTGTTTTTGTGCTCTTCTTCTTTCGGATAAACTAGGTGTCACTTCCATATTACTTGCCACCTCCATCAGAATAGTAAACCCATTTTTTCTGGGTCGCAAACAAGACAATGGTTAAACAGACGATGATTGCAAATAATATCCAACTCGCGGCACTTGCGTAACCCATGTCAAACTCTTTAAACGCCTTATCGTAAATAAACATTGATGTCAGGTACGTGGAGTTCAAAGGTCCTCTTCCTGTAACGATAAACGGTCCATTAAATTCTTGGAATGCATTATTTAACTGCATTACTAGATTAAAGAAAATCGTCGGTGTAATTAAAGGCATAGTAATTTTCAAGAATTGCGTTGTCTTAGATGCACCATCTAAACTAGCAGATTCATAGAGTTCAACGGGTACTTCTTTTAAGGCAGCCAAGAAAATCAACATAGATGAACCAAATTGCCATACTTTCAGAATGACCAGAACAGTCATTGCACCAGCTGGCGTTGATAACCAATCCACAGTACTAATTCCAAATGTTGCTAAAAA
This genomic interval from Jeotgalibaca porci contains the following:
- a CDS encoding glycosyltransferase; this translates as MIYMYVFILVLSIASGWAMLWHTPKLALREKMQKQKKQVSIIIPARNEEKNLPILLASVQKQTYKPLEILVIDDYSEDQTAQVAREYGATVVQVQRDEREWFGKAAACWYGAQAAAGDTFLFLDADIFFPGSDSLARMIANFQEDTVLSIQPYHTIRKSYENLSVIFNILVLAGMNQFSILGKRLPAAGAFGPTLLCSRSAYFQVGGHKRVRHNIMENIALGQIFIEQEFPVQLYSGKDVLHFRMYPDGIAHLFEGWSKSFASGSVATHLFIMICSGLWISGAFISGLYLIFSGFQLLAWFGYFAFFLSFLRMARTAGNFSVLLSFFYPLLFSYFVCVFIWSAIKTFVLKSVSWKGRKIEL
- a CDS encoding glycosyl-4,4'-diaponeurosporenoate acyltransferase CrtO family protein, whose amino-acid sequence is MLIDLPLHWIILLDIAAWFIFHMVISLGCMKIPDAWYAKTESFYQPFAWEKNGELWQRLFRIKDWKRKLPEGSSIIKSSYNKKQLHGTDKQTFEKFIIETKRAELTHWLLMPPAFVFFIWNPLWAGIVMVIYACVVNIPFILIQRYNRPRLERVKERKHKINSSNQKRA
- a CDS encoding carbohydrate ABC transporter permease, which gives rise to MEVTPSLSERRRAQKQKISSIIRYIILTVVAIVMLYPIIWLVGATFKENNEIFTSIGFIPKKIDFQAYIDGWYTKGDYTFTLYFINTFKYVIPKILFTIVSATVTAYGFARFDFPFKKVMFSLLMATMFLPQVVTRIPLYLFWKNLGMLDTYVPLVANSFFAQEPFFVFMLIQFLRSIPKDLDEAATVDGCNSFEVLWRILVPALKPALISCIIFQFVWSFSDFLGPLIYITSQENYPVSLALKLNVDPSTNTPWNQVFAMSLISLLPAIILFFSAQKYFVEGVTSSGIKG
- a CDS encoding carbohydrate ABC transporter permease; the encoded protein is MKNNKIGLLYVMPWLIGFLVLTVWPILSSFYYSLTDYSLARVGQTPDFLGLQNYINLFKDVTFTDSLRATTIYTFFTVPLQLGFALFVAFILNFKLKAINFYRTAYYIPSILGGNVAVGVLWRSMFQPQGLVNTFLATFGISTVDWLSTPAGAMTVLVILKVWQFGSSMLIFLAALKEVPVELYESASLDGASKTTQFLKITMPLITPTIFFNLVMQLNNAFQEFNGPFIVTGRGPLNSTYLTSMFIYDKAFKEFDMGYASAASWILFAIIVCLTIVLFATQKKWVYYSDGGGK